A window of Bacteroidota bacterium contains these coding sequences:
- a CDS encoding nucleoside phosphorylase, which yields MSKIPESELIINPDGSIFHLHLHPEDIGNTILLVGDQGRVEMVSSYFDKVEVVKQNREFVTHTGNFNGKRISAISTGIGTDNLDIVINELDALVNIDLKTREIKPNLSSLNLVRIGTSGALQPEIAVDSYVLSEYGLGMDGLMNFYAASEHYETEITAEFIKQTGWAAPLNTPYLIKGSEQLFAKLKKDCHTGITATACGFYGPQGRELRLKAAVEGLNEKLTAFDYKGLKVTNFEMETSALFGLSKSLGHQASTVCAIIANRILKQFSKDYKKTVNKLIEKTLQDLTK from the coding sequence ATGAGCAAAATTCCAGAATCAGAATTAATAATAAATCCGGATGGAAGTATTTTTCACCTCCATTTGCATCCCGAAGATATTGGAAACACTATTCTTTTAGTAGGAGATCAAGGTCGTGTGGAAATGGTTTCTAGCTATTTTGACAAAGTAGAAGTAGTGAAACAAAACCGCGAATTTGTGACACATACCGGTAACTTTAATGGCAAGCGAATCAGTGCCATTAGTACCGGAATTGGTACTGATAACCTGGATATAGTAATTAACGAATTGGATGCATTAGTTAATATTGACTTAAAAACCAGGGAAATAAAACCGAATTTATCCTCATTAAATTTAGTGCGCATCGGAACATCGGGAGCACTGCAACCCGAAATTGCTGTAGACAGCTATGTGCTTTCTGAATATGGATTAGGAATGGATGGATTGATGAATTTTTATGCTGCTTCAGAACACTACGAAACAGAAATTACCGCCGAATTTATTAAGCAAACCGGATGGGCAGCTCCACTAAATACGCCTTATTTAATAAAGGGTTCCGAGCAACTTTTCGCGAAACTAAAAAAGGATTGCCATACCGGAATTACTGCAACTGCCTGCGGGTTTTATGGACCTCAGGGCAGAGAGTTACGCTTAAAGGCCGCTGTTGAGGGTTTAAATGAAAAGCTAACCGCATTTGATTATAAGGGATTGAAAGTCACAAACTTTGAGATGGAAACATCGGCTTTGTTTGGCTTGTCGAAGAGTTTAGGTCATCAGGCTTCTACTGTGTGTGCTATTATAGCAAACCGAATTCTAAAACAGTTCAGTAAGGATTATAAGAAGACGGTGAATAAGTTGATTGAAAAAACCTTGCAAGACCTCACGAAGTAA
- a CDS encoding DUF86 domain-containing protein produces the protein MYDRYKYSIETILTHLNVCEKRFSEIQTAHDFVASEYGTILLDAIATRLQAIGENCKKIVQINPNIQEKYPEIEWEKIIRFRDFISHHYEKLDYEIIFEICVTDLPDLKNVIATELTQI, from the coding sequence ATGTATGATCGTTACAAATACTCCATAGAAACAATTTTAACGCATTTAAATGTATGCGAAAAAAGATTCTCGGAAATTCAAACTGCCCACGATTTTGTAGCTTCGGAATATGGGACAATATTGCTAGATGCAATCGCTACTCGTTTGCAAGCAATTGGTGAAAATTGTAAAAAAATCGTACAAATAAATCCAAACATTCAAGAAAAATATCCTGAAATAGAATGGGAAAAGATTATTCGGTTTCGGGATTTCATTTCACATCACTACGAAAAATTGGATTATGAAATCATTTTCGAAATTTGCGTTACTGATCTACCCGATTTAAAAAATGTAATTGCTACAGAGCTTACTCAAATTTAA
- a CDS encoding universal stress protein, with product MENFSIKRILIPVDFSETALLALDHATFMAKLFKADIVLIHVVEKFSFKIDIRKKGEDGDDDKMIRQKLSELAEGVKHQTGGDVQILMKAGKIAKKIVEAANETNSDIIILGTHGVSGFEEFFMGSNAFRVVTEAQCPVMSVQVHSTKVGFNDIVLPIDNSPASRQKVRFAVELAKHYDSKIHIAGILTLNYKDIRQKFMAKLKQVEEYITRHGVSHTTEIMKGENIASLTLKHAEKLNADLIVIMTEQEDELTGLLMGTFAQQVVNHSKIPVMTVKPSLKSDVEMNVFSGV from the coding sequence ATGGAAAATTTCAGTATTAAAAGAATTTTGATTCCGGTTGATTTTTCGGAGACAGCTTTGCTTGCCCTTGACCATGCCACCTTTATGGCAAAACTGTTTAAAGCAGATATTGTTTTAATTCACGTGGTTGAAAAGTTTTCGTTTAAAATTGATATCCGTAAAAAAGGAGAAGATGGAGATGACGATAAAATGATACGTCAAAAACTGAGTGAATTGGCCGAAGGCGTAAAACACCAAACCGGTGGCGATGTGCAAATCCTAATGAAAGCAGGTAAAATTGCTAAAAAAATTGTGGAAGCTGCCAACGAAACCAACTCTGATATTATTATTTTGGGAACACACGGTGTTTCAGGTTTTGAGGAATTCTTTATGGGAAGTAATGCCTTCAGAGTTGTTACCGAAGCGCAATGTCCTGTAATGTCGGTACAAGTGCATTCTACCAAAGTTGGATTTAACGATATTGTATTACCTATCGATAATTCACCTGCAAGCCGCCAAAAAGTGCGCTTTGCGGTGGAGCTTGCTAAACACTACGATTCTAAAATTCACATTGCCGGAATTCTTACTTTAAATTATAAGGACATTCGCCAAAAGTTTATGGCCAAACTAAAGCAAGTGGAAGAATACATTACGCGCCATGGTGTTTCACACACCACCGAAATTATGAAAGGCGAAAACATAGCCAGCTTAACATTAAAGCATGCCGAAAAACTGAATGCCGACCTCATCGTTATCATGACCGAACAGGAAGATGAGTTAACCGGTTTACTCATGGGCACTTTTGCACAACAAGTGGTAAATCACTCTAAAATTCCGGTAATGACCGTAAAACCAAGCTTGAAATCGGATGTTGAAATGAATGTATTCTCCGGTGTTTAA
- a CDS encoding nucleotidyltransferase domain-containing protein: MNKEIILQTIKNEKTFIQKHFGVREIALFGSYARGEEKVNSDVDILVSLTKPSYNLLMGLNLFLENKLNSKIELVRQGPHISKQFMEFIQHDLIYV; encoded by the coding sequence ATGAACAAAGAAATAATTCTGCAAACCATTAAAAATGAAAAAACTTTTATCCAAAAGCATTTTGGGGTAAGAGAGATTGCATTATTTGGATCATATGCCAGAGGGGAAGAGAAAGTAAATAGTGACGTAGATATTTTAGTATCGCTTACTAAACCTTCGTATAATCTGTTAATGGGATTAAATTTGTTTCTTGAAAATAAATTAAATTCGAAAATTGAGCTCGTTCGTCAAGGTCCACATATATCCAAACAATTTATGGAGTTCATTCAGCACGATTTAATTTATGTATGA
- a CDS encoding DUF4197 domain-containing protein, with product MKKIFFTISLFATILSSSAQNIGTILQQAGSILNGSGVSVSNTDIVNGLKEALTVGANNSSKKAAAFNGFYQNPLIKIPFPKEAKVMQDVLLQAGMKKQVENFTRTLNRAAEDAAKDAAPIFINAITSMNIADGVSLLKGGDNAATEFLKGKTSAELKAKFLPVIQSSLKKVNITKYWNPLVTKYNKIPMVQKMNPNLEDYVTTKALEGLFKLLAEEELKIRKDPSARISDLLKKVFG from the coding sequence ATGAAAAAAATATTTTTTACCATTTCACTCTTCGCAACTATTTTAAGTAGTTCAGCACAAAACATAGGCACCATTTTACAGCAAGCCGGTTCCATTTTAAATGGTTCGGGTGTGAGCGTTAGCAATACGGATATTGTGAATGGGCTTAAAGAAGCTCTTACTGTTGGAGCAAACAATTCTTCGAAAAAAGCAGCTGCATTTAATGGCTTTTATCAAAATCCACTTATTAAAATACCCTTTCCTAAGGAAGCAAAAGTAATGCAGGATGTATTGTTGCAAGCCGGCATGAAAAAGCAAGTGGAGAATTTTACCCGCACCCTAAATCGTGCAGCCGAAGATGCCGCCAAAGATGCCGCTCCTATTTTTATTAATGCTATTACAAGCATGAATATTGCCGATGGGGTGAGTTTATTAAAAGGTGGTGATAATGCGGCAACAGAGTTCTTAAAAGGAAAAACAAGTGCAGAATTAAAAGCAAAATTTTTACCCGTGATTCAAAGTTCCTTGAAAAAAGTTAACATAACAAAGTATTGGAATCCCCTCGTTACGAAGTACAATAAAATTCCAATGGTTCAAAAGATGAATCCTAATTTGGAAGATTATGTTACTACAAAAGCGTTAGAGGGTTTATTTAAATTGCTTGCAGAAGAAGAATTAAAAATTCGTAAGGATCCTTCTGCACGTATCAGTGATTTACTTAAAAAAGTATTTGGATAG
- a CDS encoding TIGR02757 family protein → MKLSRTDLHQFLEEKYEQYNRIDFIDSDPISIPHGFTKKEDIEISGFLVATIAWGQRTTIINNGKKMMQLMDNSPHEFILNFSESKKSYSTFKKFVHRTFNGEDMLYFILAIQHIYKNHKGLEAAFTKGFHKSEPDLKNAIIHFRNTFFSLPHPSRAQKHVSNPAENSAAKRINMYLRWMVRNDKKGVDFGLWQNIPAAVLSCPLDVHSGNVARKLGILLRKQNDWKATAELTTALKTFDAKDPVKFDFALFGLGVFEGF, encoded by the coding sequence ATGAAGCTTTCGCGAACCGACCTCCACCAATTTCTAGAAGAAAAATACGAGCAATACAACCGCATTGATTTTATTGATAGTGATCCCATTTCGATTCCACATGGTTTTACAAAAAAAGAAGACATCGAAATTTCAGGATTTCTAGTGGCCACTATTGCTTGGGGGCAGCGCACTACCATCATCAACAACGGAAAAAAAATGATGCAGTTGATGGATAATAGTCCGCATGAATTTATCTTGAATTTTTCTGAATCGAAAAAGAGCTATTCCACTTTTAAAAAATTTGTGCACCGCACTTTTAATGGGGAGGATATGCTTTATTTTATTTTGGCAATACAGCACATTTACAAAAATCATAAAGGTTTAGAAGCTGCATTTACAAAAGGATTTCACAAAAGTGAACCCGATTTAAAAAATGCCATTATTCATTTTCGAAATACTTTTTTTTCATTGCCGCATCCATCACGTGCGCAAAAACATGTATCCAATCCGGCCGAAAATTCTGCTGCCAAACGCATCAATATGTATTTGCGCTGGATGGTACGAAACGATAAAAAAGGAGTTGATTTTGGATTGTGGCAAAATATTCCGGCTGCTGTTTTATCCTGTCCTTTAGATGTGCATTCCGGAAATGTGGCGCGCAAGCTCGGTATACTTCTGCGCAAGCAAAACGATTGGAAAGCAACTGCCGAACTCACCACTGCTTTAAAAACATTTGATGCAAAAGACCCGGTTAAATTTGACTTTGCACTATTTGGATTAGGAGTATTTGAAGGGTTTTAA
- a CDS encoding sterol desaturase family protein, with product MIEEFKESLLIFITTPVYIILIGIEMLMSSIHNKKLYATKDTFTNVYLMTLNFLLDVLFRGICLFVLNYFFTFHFFAISNTLLYWFLLLIFQDIAFYFQHRVDHFSRIFWAVHVTHHSSDYFNLTTGFRSSVFQPLYRFIYFIPLSLMGFKGMDIMLMYSITQIYGILIHTQYIDKLGFLEYFMATPSHHRVHHASNIKYLDKNMGMVFIVWDKLFGTFQAEDNSDEAMKFGLTKKLEQPHHPVDIVFHEWKALKNDLSKDIPLKTKIAYLINPPGWSHDGSSKTSKQLREELKNSKPAK from the coding sequence ATGATCGAAGAATTCAAAGAATCCTTGCTCATCTTTATTACTACTCCGGTATATATTATCCTTATCGGGATAGAAATGCTCATGAGCAGCATTCACAACAAAAAGCTCTACGCCACAAAAGATACATTCACCAACGTGTATCTGATGACACTCAATTTTTTATTGGATGTTTTGTTCCGCGGAATTTGCCTATTTGTGCTCAATTATTTTTTTACCTTTCATTTTTTCGCAATCTCTAATACCCTACTCTATTGGTTTTTATTACTAATATTTCAAGACATCGCCTTTTATTTCCAACACCGTGTCGACCACTTTTCGCGCATCTTTTGGGCGGTTCACGTAACGCATCATTCTTCCGATTACTTTAACCTTACTACAGGTTTTCGCAGTTCGGTGTTTCAACCGCTTTATCGCTTTATTTATTTTATACCGCTTTCGCTGATGGGATTTAAAGGCATGGACATCATGCTGATGTATTCCATTACGCAGATTTATGGAATTTTAATCCATACACAATACATTGATAAATTAGGATTCTTGGAATATTTTATGGCAACGCCTTCGCATCACCGCGTGCACCATGCCAGCAACATTAAATATTTGGATAAAAATATGGGTATGGTATTTATAGTGTGGGATAAATTATTTGGCACTTTTCAAGCCGAAGACAACAGCGATGAAGCCATGAAATTTGGACTCACCAAAAAATTAGAACAACCACACCATCCGGTGGACATAGTGTTTCACGAGTGGAAAGCCCTTAAAAACGACCTCAGCAAAGATATTCCGCTAAAAACTAAAATTGCTTACCTCATTAATCCTCCGGGCTGGAGCCATGATGGTAGCAGTAAAACTTCTAAACAATTAAGAGAAGAACTTAAAAACTCGAAACCCGCGAAATGA
- a CDS encoding transglutaminase family protein, translated as MTKTEVNALISLLDDPDEKIFNEIKEKIKSIGAEVIPLLENAWETSFDSLLQNRVENLIHTIQFDEIKKDLSIWSQSGGHDLLGGAILIAKYQYPDLNEKRLRAHIDQIRNDVWLELNANLTALEKVRVINHIFFDVHSFSGNTQNFHAPQNSYINNVMESKKGNPLSLSILYTIIAQGLNIPIFGVNLPEHFILAYIEESSRLPILAGNPSPKVIFYINPFSKGSAFSYKEIDSFLKQLKLKPDKMYYEPCSNADMISRLIRNLIFSFEKLGYPDKSREMQILLGCLSA; from the coding sequence ATGACGAAGACGGAGGTGAATGCCCTGATTAGTTTGCTCGATGATCCTGACGAAAAAATCTTTAATGAAATTAAAGAGAAAATAAAATCAATCGGAGCGGAAGTAATTCCACTCTTGGAAAATGCTTGGGAAACTTCATTTGATTCCTTGCTTCAAAACCGCGTTGAGAATTTAATTCATACCATTCAGTTTGATGAAATTAAAAAGGACTTAAGTATTTGGAGTCAGTCGGGTGGACATGATTTGTTGGGCGGTGCCATCTTAATTGCCAAATACCAGTATCCCGATTTAAATGAAAAGCGCCTGCGCGCACACATTGATCAGATTCGCAACGATGTGTGGTTGGAATTGAATGCCAATTTAACCGCTTTAGAAAAGGTGCGGGTTATAAATCATATTTTTTTTGATGTTCATTCTTTCAGTGGTAACACACAAAATTTTCATGCACCTCAAAATTCCTATATTAACAATGTGATGGAAAGTAAAAAGGGAAATCCTTTATCACTTTCTATTTTATATACCATTATTGCGCAAGGTTTAAACATACCTATTTTTGGAGTAAATTTGCCCGAACATTTTATTTTGGCGTATATTGAGGAGAGTTCTCGATTGCCTATTCTGGCAGGGAATCCAAGCCCTAAGGTTATTTTTTATATTAATCCATTTAGCAAAGGTTCGGCGTTTAGCTACAAGGAAATTGATTCCTTTTTGAAGCAATTAAAACTAAAGCCCGACAAGATGTATTATGAGCCCTGCTCTAATGCGGACATGATTTCGCGTTTGATTCGCAACCTTATTTTTTCGTTTGAAAAATTGGGCTATCCCGACAAATCGAGAGAAATGCAAATTTTGCTTGGATGTTTGAGTGCATGA
- a CDS encoding sugar transferase, translating to MIKRIFDIAFSLLGILLLSPVLICIAILIRLDSPGGIFYLQERVGKNNQNFFIYKFRTMRSGADKLGLLTVGAKDNRVTKIGYTLRKYKLDELPQLFNVFKGNMSFVGPRPEVRKYVNLYTAAQIKVLSVKPGITDLASIKYSDESELLAKAEDPEKFYIETIFPAKLELNLKYIEEKNFWKDIQLIFQTIGKIIR from the coding sequence ATGATCAAACGTATTTTTGATATTGCTTTTTCGCTCCTCGGGATACTGTTACTCTCTCCCGTACTAATTTGTATTGCAATTTTAATCCGCTTGGATTCGCCTGGAGGAATTTTTTACTTGCAGGAACGTGTTGGAAAAAACAACCAAAATTTCTTCATCTATAAATTTCGTACTATGCGCAGCGGTGCTGATAAGCTTGGATTACTCACCGTTGGCGCAAAAGATAATCGAGTAACTAAAATTGGCTACACCCTCCGAAAATATAAACTGGATGAACTACCACAATTATTTAACGTGTTTAAAGGGAATATGAGTTTTGTAGGTCCACGGCCAGAAGTGCGCAAATACGTGAATTTGTATACGGCTGCACAAATAAAAGTGCTATCGGTTAAACCAGGAATTACGGATTTGGCTTCGATAAAGTATTCCGATGAAAGCGAATTATTGGCGAAAGCTGAGGACCCTGAAAAATTTTACATCGAAACCATATTTCCCGCAAAATTAGAATTGAATCTCAAATACATTGAAGAGAAAAATTTCTGGAAAGATATTCAACTTATCTTTCAAACAATTGGAAAAATCATTCGCTAG
- the selD gene encoding selenide, water dikinase SelD yields MGEEKIKLTQFSHGAGCGCKIAPSVLETILKNNESPLNFKDLLVGNHERDDAAVLDLGDGTALISTTDFFMPIVDDAFDFGRIASANAISDVYAMGGTPLLAIAILGWPVEKINPELAAKVLEGSREICRQAGIPLAGGHSIDSLEPIFGLAVSGKVPIKNLKKNSTAQAGDLLFLTKPIGIGILGTAMKRGLLRDGDYKRFVDTMTELNSIGAELGKLEGVHALTDVTGFGLLGHLIEMCEGSNLSAELDNTKVPLIEGIEFYINQFCFPDNTTRNLNSYKDKVSGMDGLEFITLCDPQTSGGLLVAVAPDAVADFKALLKSKLPNQMELQPIGRMLEKSETSVKLI; encoded by the coding sequence ATGGGAGAAGAGAAAATTAAGCTCACACAATTTAGTCATGGCGCAGGCTGTGGTTGTAAAATTGCGCCATCGGTGTTGGAAACTATCTTAAAAAACAATGAATCTCCATTGAATTTTAAGGATTTACTGGTTGGCAATCATGAACGCGACGATGCAGCAGTATTGGATTTGGGTGATGGCACGGCTTTAATAAGCACGACTGATTTTTTTATGCCGATTGTCGACGATGCTTTCGATTTTGGAAGAATAGCTTCGGCAAATGCAATAAGCGATGTGTATGCCATGGGCGGAACCCCTTTGCTGGCAATAGCTATACTGGGTTGGCCGGTAGAGAAAATTAATCCTGAACTTGCAGCAAAAGTATTGGAAGGCAGCAGAGAAATATGCCGACAGGCGGGAATTCCATTGGCCGGCGGGCATAGCATTGATAGTTTGGAGCCAATTTTTGGACTTGCGGTTAGTGGAAAAGTGCCCATCAAAAATTTAAAAAAGAACAGCACAGCACAGGCAGGTGATTTACTATTTCTTACAAAGCCTATTGGTATTGGGATATTGGGAACCGCTATGAAACGTGGTTTATTGAGAGATGGCGATTACAAGCGATTTGTGGATACCATGACTGAGTTGAACAGCATTGGTGCGGAATTAGGAAAGCTTGAAGGAGTGCATGCTTTAACGGATGTAACCGGATTTGGTTTGCTGGGGCATTTAATTGAAATGTGCGAAGGAAGTAATTTATCTGCAGAGCTTGACAATACTAAGGTTCCTTTAATTGAAGGGATTGAATTTTACATCAATCAGTTTTGTTTTCCGGACAATACCACTCGCAATCTGAATTCCTATAAAGATAAAGTAAGTGGTATGGATGGTTTGGAGTTTATAACACTCTGTGATCCGCAAACGAGTGGGGGTTTATTGGTGGCGGTTGCGCCGGATGCTGTTGCCGATTTTAAAGCTTTGCTGAAAAGTAAGTTGCCAAATCAAATGGAACTTCAACCCATTGGAAGAATGCTTGAGAAATCGGAAACTAGTGTGAAGTTGATTTAA
- the mnmH gene encoding tRNA 2-selenouridine(34) synthase MnmH produces MIFPQELPIYLNSLKQAVLMDVRSEGEFEQGHIPGAINLPLLNNEERAIVGTIYKQKGNREAVQKGFELVGGKFADYISKAKTIAINNSISVYCWRGGMRSNIMAWLFTTAGFTVHLLKGGYKSYRTHALQSFEAQRKYRILGGKTGSGKTEMLHHLKNCGEQIIDLEAIAHHRGSAFGGIGQESQPSNEQFENELFWELQHFDAAKIIWLENESRLIGKNKIPDAIYAQMRAAKVVEMLVPNDLRVKRILTEYGTFSKEILEETTRKLEKKLGNLRMKQAIEALHNNEMEIWAKMMLEYYDDFYAYGMTQRAPETIAYVDIPHEGYADLVQAILDQREITS; encoded by the coding sequence ATGATTTTTCCCCAAGAACTGCCAATTTATCTCAATTCATTAAAGCAGGCTGTGCTTATGGATGTGAGGAGTGAAGGGGAGTTTGAGCAAGGGCATATACCCGGCGCCATAAATTTGCCTCTACTTAACAACGAGGAGCGGGCAATTGTTGGAACAATTTATAAACAAAAAGGCAATAGAGAAGCGGTTCAAAAAGGATTTGAATTGGTGGGGGGAAAGTTTGCCGACTATATTTCGAAAGCTAAAACAATCGCAATCAATAATTCAATTTCGGTTTATTGTTGGAGAGGAGGGATGCGCAGCAACATTATGGCTTGGCTTTTTACTACTGCGGGATTTACAGTACATTTATTAAAAGGAGGTTACAAAAGCTACAGGACACATGCCTTGCAAAGTTTTGAAGCGCAAAGGAAATACCGGATTTTGGGCGGTAAAACCGGTTCTGGTAAAACTGAAATGTTGCATCACCTAAAAAATTGTGGCGAACAAATAATTGATTTGGAAGCAATTGCACATCACAGAGGCTCAGCTTTTGGCGGCATTGGTCAGGAATCGCAACCCAGCAATGAGCAATTTGAAAATGAATTGTTTTGGGAACTGCAGCATTTTGATGCAGCCAAAATTATTTGGTTGGAAAACGAGAGTCGACTCATTGGTAAAAATAAAATTCCGGATGCAATATATGCTCAGATGCGCGCTGCCAAGGTGGTTGAAATGCTTGTTCCTAATGACTTGCGTGTGAAGCGAATACTTACGGAATACGGCACTTTTTCAAAAGAAATTTTAGAAGAGACTACTCGAAAGCTTGAAAAAAAGTTAGGCAACTTGCGCATGAAACAAGCAATTGAAGCCTTACACAACAATGAAATGGAGATTTGGGCTAAAATGATGTTGGAGTATTATGATGATTTTTATGCTTATGGAATGACACAACGAGCACCTGAAACTATTGCTTATGTTGATATTCCGCATGAAGGTTATGCGGATTTGGTGCAAGCTATTTTAGATCAAAGAGAAATCACAAGCTGA
- a CDS encoding universal stress protein has translation MTSSKFQILVPTDFSEQSVAAFYQSCRIAQLYDAEITLLHVIEDENSSQHLFEVSSQEALFQKIDNKLKQFVEAELGISKKIVYCRIEIGKVADQIIKTQKQHNSNMIVMGFNEIKSNQNKHIGSNAMEVIKQAPCQVVTVKNKINSGDFKSIILPIDLSKAFSQKVIKAIELAKSWKGAIVNLISVLPQCDELRVNAATHQLAGIVREIELNNIVCNAEIIRIIKGHENMSDIVADYAHRIKSEMVMIITRHETGRANRIGASAQSIMNNIEIPMFSIVPLVNPN, from the coding sequence ATGACTTCGTCAAAATTTCAGATACTTGTTCCTACTGATTTCTCAGAACAATCTGTTGCTGCATTCTACCAATCTTGCCGCATTGCGCAGTTGTACGATGCTGAAATCACACTGCTTCATGTAATTGAAGACGAAAACTCGAGCCAGCACTTATTTGAAGTTTCCTCACAGGAAGCACTTTTTCAAAAAATCGACAATAAATTAAAACAATTCGTTGAAGCAGAACTTGGAATTTCAAAAAAAATCGTTTATTGTAGAATCGAAATTGGCAAAGTTGCGGATCAAATAATTAAAACTCAAAAACAGCACAACAGTAATATGATTGTAATGGGTTTTAACGAAATAAAATCAAATCAAAACAAGCACATCGGGAGCAATGCTATGGAAGTAATAAAGCAAGCCCCATGTCAGGTTGTTACCGTGAAAAATAAAATTAACTCGGGCGATTTTAAATCCATTATTTTGCCCATCGATTTATCAAAAGCATTCAGTCAAAAAGTAATTAAAGCAATAGAACTCGCTAAATCTTGGAAGGGTGCAATTGTGAATTTAATTTCAGTTTTACCGCAATGCGATGAATTAAGAGTTAATGCAGCAACGCATCAGTTAGCAGGAATTGTTAGAGAAATTGAACTCAATAATATAGTGTGCAATGCCGAAATCATTCGCATCATTAAAGGTCACGAAAATATGTCGGATATTGTTGCCGATTATGCACATCGAATTAAAAGTGAAATGGTGATGATAATAACCCGACACGAAACCGGTAGAGCAAACCGAATAGGTGCATCTGCGCAAAGCATTATGAATAATATAGAGATTCCAATGTTCAGTATTGTACCCCTAGTAAATCCTAATTGA
- a CDS encoding VTT domain-containing protein, which translates to MFEINKTVIELFKHILHLDFEWLFANYNTSVYLILFLVIFIETGLVVMPFLPGDSLLFTAGLFARLGYLNISYLMFLLFAAAVIGDNTNYWVGRKIGLRMLQLKLRGKNLVKQEYLDKTHSFYEKHGPKTIIMARFVPIVRTFAPFVAGVAEMNYKKFLSFDILGGAIWIFSLLFAGYFLGEIPWIRKNIELVALGIIFVSILPILIEFAKAKLAKK; encoded by the coding sequence ATATTTGAAATAAATAAAACAGTGATAGAACTTTTTAAACACATCCTCCACCTTGACTTTGAGTGGCTTTTCGCGAACTACAATACTTCTGTTTACCTCATTTTATTTTTAGTAATTTTTATAGAAACCGGATTAGTGGTGATGCCTTTCTTGCCGGGCGATTCATTATTGTTTACTGCAGGGCTTTTTGCACGATTGGGATACTTAAACATTTCTTATCTGATGTTTCTATTATTTGCAGCGGCTGTAATTGGCGACAATACCAATTATTGGGTGGGTCGTAAAATTGGCCTACGCATGCTGCAATTAAAATTGCGCGGTAAAAATTTAGTAAAACAGGAATACCTCGATAAGACGCACAGCTTTTATGAAAAGCATGGACCTAAAACTATCATCATGGCGCGCTTTGTACCCATTGTTCGCACCTTCGCCCCTTTCGTTGCCGGCGTGGCTGAAATGAACTATAAAAAGTTTTTATCCTTTGATATTTTAGGCGGGGCTATTTGGATTTTTAGCTTGCTCTTTGCCGGTTACTTTTTAGGCGAAATTCCTTGGATTCGTAAAAATATTGAATTGGTTGCGCTTGGAATAATTTTCGTTTCCATACTGCCCATTCTTATTGAATTTGCGAAAGCTAAATTGGCTAAAAAATAA
- a CDS encoding rhodanese-like domain-containing protein has protein sequence MKEKTVSELKKMKDENQDFQLIDVREAHEFDIAQIGGELIPMGDVMDNVDRIAKDKPVIIHCRSGARSAAIVQALETQHGFTNLYNLKGGILAWANEIDTSMNKY, from the coding sequence ATGAAAGAAAAAACCGTTAGCGAATTAAAAAAAATGAAAGACGAAAATCAGGATTTTCAACTGATTGATGTCCGCGAAGCACATGAATTCGATATTGCACAAATAGGTGGTGAACTTATTCCTATGGGAGATGTAATGGACAATGTGGACCGCATTGCAAAAGACAAACCCGTTATTATTCACTGCCGAAGTGGAGCCCGCTCGGCAGCCATAGTTCAGGCTTTAGAAACGCAACATGGTTTTACCAACCTCTATAATTTAAAAGGCGGAATTCTTGCTTGGGCTAATGAAATTGATACTTCTATGAATAAGTATTGA